The following coding sequences lie in one Lolium perenne isolate Kyuss_39 chromosome 2, Kyuss_2.0, whole genome shotgun sequence genomic window:
- the LOC139835973 gene encoding uncharacterized protein, whose product MRGPRPAVDAPVAAGHGDKATPPAHRQRMKTALDLLHGIRVELTSHENEKEVKAGLPQLLLVCARRQSQGQAARRTCCSWAFLDSDEDAQGYGVLDMADQEEELAHIDPYTTTPTNLKLRD is encoded by the exons ATGAGAGGCCCTCGCCCGGCTGTAGATGCACCAGTCGCGGCGGGCCATGGCGACAAAGCAACACCACCAGCACATCGGCAGAGGATGAAGACGGCGCTGGATCTGCTTCACGGCATCCGCGTCGAGCTCACCAGCCACG AAAATGAAAAGGAGGTCAAGGCCGGCCTTCCCCAGCTCCTTCTCGTGTGCGCGCGCCGACAGAGCCAAGGACAGGCCGCGCGCCGGACCTGCTGCAGCTGGGCGTTTCTGGACAGCGACGAGGACGCACAAGGTTACGGCGTCCTGGACATGGCCGACCAGGAGGAGGAGCTCGCCCATATCGATCCATACACCACGACGCCCACAAACCTAAag CTGAGGGATTGA